Proteins encoded within one genomic window of Leptolyngbya sp. SIO1E4:
- a CDS encoding TauD/TfdA family dioxygenase, whose product MRFKGISRKIVDVSQAALVRTELMQPEQSLPLIIRPAVDGINLISWAANNREFIETRLLQYGGILFRGFEIQSVSEFEDFIRALSSNLAEYSYRSTPRSQVSSNIYTSTEYPAEQFIPLHNEMAYSSSWPMKIWFFCLEVAKQGGETPIADSRKVFQRIPPDIRRRFIQKKVMYVRNYGEGLDLHWENVFQTNQKSEVEAYCRQAGIEFEWKDKDHLRTRQVCQAVATHPQTGEPVWFNQAHLFHVSSLDLEVSKFLLSILKESDVPRNSYYGDGSTIEASVLDEIREIYRQEAVIFTWQKGDILMLDNMLVAHGRMPFSGSRKVVVGMAEPYE is encoded by the coding sequence ATGAGATTCAAAGGCATCAGTCGAAAAATAGTTGATGTTTCGCAAGCCGCACTTGTTAGAACAGAGTTGATGCAACCTGAGCAGTCCTTACCTCTGATTATCAGGCCTGCTGTTGATGGGATTAACTTGATAAGCTGGGCTGCAAACAATCGAGAGTTTATTGAGACCAGACTATTGCAATATGGTGGCATTCTGTTTCGAGGATTTGAGATACAGTCTGTTTCTGAGTTTGAGGATTTTATTAGAGCACTTTCAAGCAATTTAGCAGAATATTCATACCGCTCGACACCTCGCAGTCAAGTGAGTAGCAATATATATACGTCAACCGAGTATCCGGCTGAGCAATTCATTCCTTTACATAATGAAATGGCTTACTCCTCAAGCTGGCCAATGAAGATTTGGTTCTTTTGTTTAGAAGTCGCAAAGCAAGGAGGAGAAACGCCGATCGCGGATAGCAGAAAAGTTTTCCAACGTATTCCTCCAGACATAAGAAGGCGATTTATTCAGAAGAAGGTTATGTATGTTCGTAATTATGGCGAAGGACTTGATCTGCACTGGGAAAATGTTTTCCAAACTAATCAGAAATCAGAGGTTGAAGCCTATTGTCGTCAAGCTGGTATTGAATTTGAGTGGAAAGATAAAGACCATCTCAGAACTCGCCAAGTTTGCCAAGCTGTAGCCACTCATCCTCAGACCGGTGAACCTGTATGGTTTAATCAAGCTCATTTATTTCACGTATCCAGCTTAGATCTAGAAGTTAGCAAATTTTTACTTTCAATCTTGAAAGAATCGGATGTACCGCGTAATTCCTATTACGGAGATGGTTCAACCATTGAAGCTTCAGTATTAGATGAAATTCGTGAAATATATCGCCAGGAAGCTGTTATATTCACCTGGCAAAAGGGTGATATACTAATGCTAGATAATATGCTAGTAGCCCATGGACGCATGCCATTCTCTGGTTCACGAAAGGTGGTTGTAGGGATGGCTGAACCTTATGAATAA